In Dyadobacter sp. NIV53, a single window of DNA contains:
- a CDS encoding sialate O-acetylesterase yields the protein MKKIILLFSLIHISFGLSCGFAQSIGIVTFDNLPADKQLFGRDSQSEADIKISGKIEASGYAYVSVVKYRNAIRTGYQKMNLQYSAAVAPFSTSSKIKAELAEYSFEVYACKSATDSSLIVRRDDIVAGDFYIIYGQSNAVAWEVDYTYRNEYCRTYGSLGGTSVNWGLSNDLTPRVGIFGIEFQRKVAEKYQIPTCVINGALAGASIQDLLSRNANDHSDASTAYGTLLHYAKQSGLLPYLKAIYYWQGENEAASETPLVWAPRFDQMVAQWKEDYPMAEKIYVFQLPLFGGGAYNDNIGIFREQQRTLNLKYPIIQPYAALGAPSWNGFHYGLEGYLKLGQELADMAGFYHYKKKEKITSPSLQKAFYSTPERDEITLVFEDYQQMVYPNDTIAANIEGSQEPVSTYAVKDFFI from the coding sequence ATGAAAAAAATTATACTTTTATTCAGCCTGATACATATCAGCTTCGGACTTTCCTGTGGCTTTGCGCAGTCAATTGGAATTGTAACTTTCGACAATTTGCCCGCTGATAAACAGCTTTTTGGAAGAGATAGCCAGAGCGAGGCAGATATAAAAATTTCAGGTAAAATTGAAGCTTCCGGTTATGCCTATGTATCCGTTGTAAAATACAGAAATGCAATAAGAACAGGTTATCAAAAAATGAACCTGCAATACAGTGCCGCAGTTGCACCTTTTAGCACTTCCTCGAAAATAAAAGCTGAACTGGCTGAATATTCTTTTGAAGTCTATGCATGTAAATCTGCAACCGATTCCAGCCTGATTGTACGCAGGGATGACATTGTTGCCGGTGATTTTTATATTATTTATGGCCAGTCAAACGCTGTCGCATGGGAAGTCGATTATACATATAGAAATGAATACTGCCGCACTTACGGATCTCTGGGAGGAACGAGCGTAAACTGGGGACTATCAAACGACCTTACACCACGTGTAGGCATTTTTGGTATCGAATTTCAGCGAAAAGTAGCCGAAAAATACCAGATTCCTACCTGTGTGATCAATGGGGCACTTGCAGGAGCTTCTATTCAGGACCTCTTGTCCAGAAATGCTAATGATCATTCGGATGCCTCAACTGCGTATGGAACATTACTGCATTATGCCAAACAATCAGGATTGTTACCTTATCTGAAAGCGATATATTACTGGCAGGGAGAAAATGAGGCCGCATCCGAAACACCATTGGTATGGGCACCGCGTTTTGACCAGATGGTTGCGCAATGGAAAGAAGATTATCCAATGGCAGAAAAGATATACGTTTTCCAGTTACCTCTTTTTGGAGGAGGTGCCTACAATGATAACATTGGGATTTTTAGAGAACAGCAAAGAACTTTAAATCTCAAATATCCGATCATACAGCCATACGCCGCCTTGGGCGCACCTAGCTGGAACGGGTTTCATTACGGATTGGAAGGTTATTTAAAACTTGGCCAAGAGCTTGCTGATATGGCTGGTTTTTATCATTACAAAAAAAAGGAAAAAATCACCTCTCCCAGTCTTCAGAAAGCATTTTATTCAACACCTGAACGGGATGAAATAACTTTGGTGTTTGAAGATTACCAGCAAATGGTTTATCCCAATGATACCATTGCGGCAAATATTGAAGGAAGCCAGGAACCAGTATCTACATATGCTGTGAAAGATTTTTTTATTTAA